One Gimesia aquarii DNA segment encodes these proteins:
- a CDS encoding multiheme c-type cytochrome — protein MEPFPSKNQARPYRSFAIALGLCAFVLPNLAFQEAQAEDKGFVSLFGSENSTNTETSKNSQDVLDYVVDKAHADCFVDDPFPSAAKCGKCHPQHYREWSVSPHAYAQLSPVFNAMSNKLIKLNNGTLGDFCIRCHTPVGMALSEPINMSNLDRPPSSREGVTCVNCHRINQAWGKGAGRQALVSGDINQVVYGPNGDEGLAEVLANPDKYGVLKTTENPHIKGREVHAKAYRFFQLITPGFCGSCHDVFAPNGFRLEDAFSEFKHSPSAKKFKENCQDCHMGAVPGEPKGYSFSPAAIVGNVKTPVRKHTNHMMIGPDYPIIHRGLFPHNPKAVREEGSDPKTAEGLATMREWLVFDDAGGWGTPVFEKHVTKGTYFPPPWDDQVMRIKARQILNDQYELLAEATSQRLQILQAGYHLGDIQVEKANGYGLKFCVPVSNITLGHGVPTGFDAERVVFLRTMVWDQNGRLVFQSGDLDPNGDIRDSHSLYVHNGKVPLDRQLFTLQSRFITRNIRGGEREQVLNVPYSLDPLPYFRPETRPFTVLGRPTGARKQKQNIPPRSSRLAKYHLSRSQLTGPGNYTVRIQMIAGMVPVNLVHEISDVGFDYGMSARNIADGVVEGHMVLYEKVETICVR, from the coding sequence ATGGAACCCTTCCCCAGTAAGAATCAAGCCAGGCCTTATCGTAGTTTTGCGATCGCATTGGGCCTCTGCGCGTTCGTGCTACCCAATCTTGCTTTTCAGGAGGCCCAGGCAGAAGACAAAGGCTTTGTAAGCCTCTTTGGATCTGAGAATTCAACAAACACAGAGACGAGCAAAAATTCCCAGGATGTGCTTGATTATGTCGTTGATAAAGCACATGCTGACTGCTTTGTCGATGACCCCTTCCCTTCTGCCGCCAAGTGTGGCAAATGTCATCCACAGCATTATCGCGAATGGTCCGTCTCACCTCATGCGTATGCACAGCTCAGTCCGGTCTTCAATGCGATGTCAAATAAACTCATCAAACTGAATAACGGCACCTTGGGGGATTTTTGTATTCGTTGCCACACACCCGTTGGTATGGCGTTATCCGAACCCATAAATATGAGCAATCTTGATCGCCCCCCTTCATCGCGTGAAGGAGTGACTTGTGTCAACTGTCATCGAATTAATCAGGCGTGGGGGAAAGGCGCAGGGCGACAGGCGCTGGTCAGTGGAGACATCAATCAGGTCGTGTATGGTCCCAATGGTGATGAAGGACTCGCGGAGGTCCTGGCAAATCCGGATAAGTATGGTGTTTTGAAAACAACGGAAAATCCACATATCAAAGGTCGTGAAGTTCACGCGAAAGCGTATCGGTTTTTCCAGTTGATCACGCCTGGTTTCTGCGGCAGTTGTCATGACGTTTTTGCGCCCAACGGGTTTCGATTAGAAGACGCCTTCAGTGAATTTAAACATTCGCCTTCCGCTAAGAAGTTCAAAGAAAACTGTCAGGATTGTCATATGGGAGCCGTACCAGGTGAGCCCAAAGGTTACAGTTTTTCTCCTGCTGCTATCGTTGGTAATGTGAAGACGCCAGTCCGTAAGCATACAAATCATATGATGATTGGTCCTGACTATCCGATCATTCATCGGGGCCTCTTTCCACATAATCCCAAAGCGGTTCGTGAGGAAGGTTCAGATCCGAAAACAGCCGAAGGGCTTGCCACCATGCGTGAGTGGCTTGTCTTCGATGACGCCGGAGGTTGGGGAACGCCTGTTTTTGAAAAGCATGTAACCAAGGGGACTTACTTTCCGCCTCCGTGGGATGATCAGGTGATGCGGATCAAGGCCCGACAGATTTTAAACGATCAATATGAATTACTCGCTGAGGCAACGTCACAGAGGCTGCAAATTTTGCAGGCAGGTTATCATTTGGGAGACATACAGGTAGAAAAAGCAAACGGTTATGGATTGAAGTTTTGTGTCCCTGTTTCCAATATTACACTGGGGCATGGGGTACCAACCGGGTTCGATGCAGAACGTGTTGTCTTTTTAAGGACAATGGTCTGGGATCAAAATGGCAGACTTGTCTTTCAATCGGGAGACCTGGATCCGAATGGTGATATTCGGGATTCACATTCGTTGTATGTGCATAATGGAAAAGTGCCTCTCGATCGACAGCTCTTTACGCTGCAATCAAGATTTATCACACGCAATATTCGTGGAGGGGAACGTGAGCAAGTTCTCAACGTTCCCTATTCTCTTGATCCACTCCCCTATTTTCGACCAGAGACACGTCCCTTTACTGTTCTGGGACGTCCTACGGGTGCACGAAAACAAAAGCAAAACATACCACCCAGAAGCAGCCGTCTGGCTAAATACCATCTATCACGCAGTCAGTTGACA
- a CDS encoding adenylate/guanylate cyclase domain-containing protein, with amino-acid sequence MMHLIATGSRPGEKIEWDIPDSKTLLLGRSAENDFAVPWDSTISRMHAEFERHQRRLNIRCFPSVRNQIWFDNQYYSELSVSVGEKFQIGATEFQSVDRTPNSGILQILDDLDTDSDILTEFSLRTTDLRIEAVSKLVPTLWLCKDKDNLASQAAQILKDVMNHADVVAIIESDGEKKWSVVHWEQPVPGFRRVSIVRSLVRDVLKKNETAIEVEKNRTGAPLANGRWAFCTPVNTDGNKKWCLYTCGRYGEESPSKAYLSTDDLQDDLNLVELVAQMLSAIRRVHELEDRFSGIQQFFSPAIIKMVSKDDAKHTLEPTETDTAVLFCDLRGFSHMTEQAGKNLHHFLGRLKNALGVMTQSISGQNGVIADFQGDSALGFWGWPLPLSKGAIPACLAALRIQRMFKISNSSKENELSGFEVGIGITRGQAIAGKIGTREQAKVGVFGPVVNLASRLEGMTKQIGVPILIDEQTASDVRNLLPETEGRCRRIGIFRPAGFETPFPIYELLPSEGKSSISNRNILDFEAAVEAFIEGDWERALDLLGHLPPKDRAKDFLLLQIACNNYKAPADWDGVISLEK; translated from the coding sequence ATGATGCATCTCATTGCAACAGGCTCAAGACCAGGCGAAAAGATTGAATGGGATATTCCTGACTCGAAGACATTGTTGTTAGGTCGAAGTGCGGAGAACGACTTCGCAGTTCCCTGGGATTCCACCATTTCACGGATGCATGCAGAATTCGAACGGCACCAGAGACGTCTCAATATTCGCTGTTTTCCCAGTGTGAGGAATCAAATCTGGTTCGACAATCAGTATTACAGTGAGTTGAGTGTATCGGTCGGCGAGAAATTTCAAATTGGTGCGACAGAATTTCAATCGGTCGATCGAACGCCGAACTCAGGCATATTACAAATCCTGGATGACCTGGATACTGATTCTGATATTCTGACGGAATTCAGCTTACGTACGACAGATTTGAGAATCGAGGCCGTTTCCAAATTAGTGCCAACATTATGGCTTTGCAAGGACAAAGATAATCTGGCTAGTCAAGCGGCTCAAATACTCAAAGATGTGATGAACCATGCAGATGTCGTGGCAATCATCGAGAGCGACGGTGAAAAGAAATGGAGTGTTGTCCATTGGGAGCAGCCGGTTCCGGGGTTCAGGCGTGTGTCGATTGTCAGGTCCTTGGTACGTGATGTCTTGAAGAAAAATGAAACAGCAATCGAAGTGGAGAAGAACCGAACGGGAGCACCGCTGGCAAATGGACGATGGGCTTTTTGTACGCCGGTAAACACAGATGGAAATAAGAAGTGGTGTCTTTATACTTGTGGTCGTTATGGTGAAGAATCACCTTCAAAGGCATATTTATCAACGGATGACTTACAGGACGATTTGAATCTGGTTGAGTTGGTGGCCCAAATGCTGTCTGCGATTCGTCGAGTGCATGAGCTGGAAGACCGGTTTTCCGGGATTCAGCAGTTCTTTTCACCCGCCATCATCAAAATGGTCTCCAAAGATGATGCCAAACACACTCTGGAACCAACAGAAACCGACACAGCAGTTTTGTTTTGTGATCTGCGAGGATTCTCCCATATGACAGAGCAGGCTGGTAAGAATCTACATCATTTTCTGGGGCGATTAAAAAATGCGTTGGGAGTCATGACTCAGAGTATTAGCGGTCAGAATGGTGTGATTGCCGATTTTCAGGGAGACAGTGCACTCGGGTTTTGGGGCTGGCCTTTGCCGTTGTCTAAAGGTGCGATTCCGGCCTGTCTGGCAGCGCTGCGCATTCAAAGAATGTTTAAAATATCGAACAGTTCTAAGGAAAATGAACTCAGTGGATTTGAAGTTGGAATTGGAATCACCCGTGGTCAGGCAATCGCTGGAAAAATTGGGACCAGGGAGCAGGCGAAAGTCGGTGTATTTGGTCCTGTGGTGAACCTGGCATCTCGACTGGAAGGCATGACAAAGCAGATTGGCGTTCCCATTCTCATCGATGAGCAAACGGCTTCCGATGTGCGCAACCTGCTTCCTGAAACGGAAGGACGTTGTCGACGTATCGGAATATTTCGTCCCGCCGGATTTGAAACACCATTTCCCATTTATGAATTACTGCCTTCTGAAGGGAAAAGCTCGATCTCAAATCGGAATATTCTAGATTTTGAAGCAGCAGTCGAGGCGTTTATTGAAGGAGATTGGGAACGCGCACTTGACTTGCTAGGGCATTTGCCACCGAAGGATCGTGCCAAAGATTTCTTGCTGCTTCAGATTGCTTGTAACAATTACAAGGCACCAGCAGATTGGGATGGTGTCATTTCTCTTGAGAAGTAA
- a CDS encoding cytochrome c family protein — translation MNCTSCRIRRLKPINCLFLMMFVCLLLQIVVSTFSEEMYATESVAATNVESKQEKIKKIMGVTNADCKKCHPSEVATWMKTVHAQSPDMRLYKFEGNTKKYATAMGITSASLLADSMCADCHATKAVRDGKVKVISGVSCESCHGAAGGKDGWLNRHQSYHASMPIPRAEETAEHREARLKHCDEAGMIRSSNLYGLSKACMKCHIIGNEKLIAAGHKSASAFDFASWSSGELKHNFLVDKTKNADAPTLWMERTGGTAENRKRVKFVVGTLTQLEAALRQRADATNPAVIPQIAGTAAAANAKLSQINAFAPTPEVQKVTTLITPLLGTLFVPQPSDKTTYSQAADQVAEQAKLFAKNHNGAKLAGLDTMINQLPPHFSQQYKEKYLKN, via the coding sequence ATGAACTGCACTTCATGCAGAATTCGTCGACTTAAACCAATCAATTGTCTGTTTTTGATGATGTTTGTTTGCCTGCTCCTGCAAATTGTTGTATCCACTTTCTCGGAAGAGATGTACGCAACCGAATCAGTGGCTGCAACAAATGTTGAGAGCAAACAAGAAAAGATCAAAAAGATCATGGGAGTCACCAATGCAGACTGCAAGAAGTGTCACCCCTCTGAAGTGGCAACCTGGATGAAAACAGTGCATGCGCAATCGCCCGATATGCGGCTCTACAAGTTTGAGGGCAATACAAAGAAGTATGCAACCGCCATGGGAATCACAAGTGCCAGCTTGCTGGCGGATTCCATGTGTGCCGACTGTCACGCCACAAAAGCAGTGCGAGACGGTAAAGTGAAAGTCATCTCGGGTGTCTCATGCGAATCATGCCATGGCGCCGCGGGGGGAAAAGACGGCTGGCTGAATCGTCATCAGTCTTATCATGCCAGCATGCCGATTCCGCGGGCTGAAGAAACTGCAGAACATCGGGAAGCACGTCTCAAACACTGTGATGAAGCGGGGATGATCCGTTCCTCCAATCTCTATGGTCTCTCGAAGGCCTGCATGAAATGCCATATTATTGGCAATGAGAAGTTAATTGCCGCGGGACACAAGTCAGCGAGTGCCTTTGATTTTGCATCCTGGTCGAGTGGAGAATTGAAACACAACTTTCTGGTTGATAAAACAAAGAACGCAGATGCCCCCACACTCTGGATGGAACGCACCGGCGGAACGGCCGAGAATCGCAAACGGGTCAAATTTGTCGTCGGCACTCTGACTCAATTAGAGGCAGCACTGCGTCAACGTGCAGATGCAACGAATCCAGCTGTCATCCCTCAAATTGCAGGCACTGCCGCGGCTGCGAATGCCAAGCTTTCACAAATCAATGCATTTGCTCCTACACCCGAAGTTCAAAAGGTGACCACTTTGATCACGCCCCTTCTGGGAACGCTGTTTGTGCCTCAGCCAAGTGACAAGACAACGTATAGCCAGGCAGCAGATCAAGTGGCAGAGCAAGCGAAACTGTTCGCTAAAAATCACAATGGTGCAAAACTGGCAGGCCTGGACACAATGATTAACCAATTACCACCACACTTTTCCCAACAATACAAAGAAAAATATCTCAAAAACTAA